CTGCGCCACCAGCCCTATGAACCGCATCTGCGGTACTCGCAGACAATCCACGCCGACGCCCAAGGCGGGCGGACGCTGTACGTCAAAGGGTCCCCGGAAGCGGTCATGGACGCAGCCGGCACAATGGCCGGCCGGGCCGGCGAGGACCCGCTGGACAAGGCATTGATCCATGCGGCCAATGCGGAGATGGGCCGGGATGGCCTGCGCGTTATCGCCACCGGGTCCCGCAGCCTGGCCGCCGGCGAGGAAATCCCTGCCGTATTGCCGCCCCCGTCCGGGCTTATGTTCCTTGGCATGGAAGGAATGACCGACCCGCCCCGGGCCGGAGTGGCTGACGCGATCGCACGGTGCCGGCTGGCCGGAATCAAAGTCATGATGATCACCGGCGACCACCCGGTCACCGCGACGGCCATCGCCGGGCGGCTCGGGCTCTCGACGGACAAACCTGCCCTGACCGGTTCCGAAATAGCGGAGCTGGACGATCACATGCTCGCCGCCCGCCTGCAACAGACTTCCGTCGCGGCCCGGGTCTCCCCGGTGGAGAAACTCAGGATCGTCCACGCCCTCCAGAACGCCGGCAACGTGGTGGCCGTCACCGGCGACGGCGTCAATGACGCCCCGGCGCTCCGGGCCGCAACGATTGGCGTCGCGATGGGCCAATCCGGCACGGACGTGGCCCGGGAAGCAGCCGACGTCGTTTTGACCGATGACAACTTCGTCACCATTGTGCACGCGGTAGAAGAAGGCCGGGTCACTTTCGCCGCCATCCGCAAAACCACGTATTTCCTGCTCTCCACCGGGGCCGCAGCGTTGGTAGCTGTGACGTTGAGCGTCTTCGCCGGCACTCCCCTGCTGTTCCTTCCCGTGCAGATGCTGTGGATGAACGTGGTGACCAACGGGGTCCAGGACATTGCCCTGGCGTTCGAACCGGCGGAAGGTGATGAACTCAGCCGCCCTCCGCGGCCCCCCTCCGACGGAATCCTTTCACGCACCCTCTGGTTCCGGGCCGGAATCACCGGTGCCTGGATGGCGCTGGCAGTGCTTTTGAGCTTCATCGTGGAGCTGCATGCGGGTTACCCCGAAATCCATGCCAGGACCCTGGCGCTGACAGTGTTCGTGATGCTCAGTTTCTTCCAGGTCTTCAGTTCCCGGGCCGAGAACAAGTCGCTTTTCCAGCTCAGGCTGCTGGCCAACAAGCCGCTCCTTTTTACTTCCGTGGCCGCACTCGGCCTGCACTGGGCCGTCATGAGCTGGCCGCTCACCGCCGGACTGCTCGAGCTCACTGCGTTGAGCGCCGGGGAATGGCTCCTTTGCGCGGCCATCGGATCGACAGTGCTGATCATTGTCGAAGCAGAAAAGGCGGTCCGGCGCTGGGCCCACCGCCACGATGCCCCGGCCACGTAACGTCCGCCGGGTATCCTGCGGCACGATGCCGGCCGTCATCAGCGCAACGGGTCTCCGCCGGACACGGCCGTCCTGACGTGCTCATACTTGTCCACCAGCATGCGTTTTTCCGCGCTTGTATAGCTGTGCAACTCCATACTTTCGCGCACCTCGCCCAGCCCGCTGTGCAGTGCCTCCAGCGCAGCCCCTCGCCGGTCACACCAGGCGACCTCTTCGAACAGTGCCAGGAGCCTGCTTCCAACCGCAGCGTCCTGAAGGCCGTAGTGGCGGATTTGCGATACGGCAATGGACAAAAATTCGTAAAACCGGGGCCGGGCCAGGATGACCCGGACCGTGCCGTCAGAGTCTCTAATCCGCTCGTCACTAAGGTCGCGCCCCACCAGTTCGCACAACAGGCTGGACAAGTGTCCGATGACGTGGACCGCCGTCGTCGGATCGTTGGTCCCGGGAGACAATGCCCGGGCCGCGACATCGGCCAGCTGGCGGAAACCAAAGGCGGGATCCTGGTCGTCGGTGCGTTCAAAGCCGATCGTCACCTCGGCACCGATCTTCGCCGTGAGCTCCTCCAACTCCGCGGACGAAAACGCCCTACCGGCCGAAGCCCAGACCGTGGCGAACGGAACGCCGGCAATAAGGGAAGCCCCGGGCCGCTGATCGAGCCGGATGACTGCCCCGGACTTCCGGGCGGCCGCAGCCAGGCCTGCAGCGTCGACGGCGGACAGAAAACCCGAGGACGAGGACATAATCCGTTGACCCCGCGGGTTTTCCGCTACGCCAACGGCGGTGGCCGCGCCGACGCTGGGCGGTGCGTCCGTGGCTCCCGGTGCCTGGTACTGCGGAATGACGCGCCGAATGGTGGCCGAGGTTGCCGTGTGGACATTGCGCATCATCGACTCGACGCGGATCTCACGGGTCAGATGCGCGAGGAACAGCACTAGACCCACAACGCTCGCGATGGCCAGCAGAAAAGCCACCGTGACGGCGATATCCGGGACGAATTCGCTCCCGGTGGAGGTGCTGCTGCGGACAGTCCGCAGCACCGTCAGCGAATACGAGAACGTTCCCAGGAACAACGCCAGGGTCCCGTGCACAAAACTGTCACTGGTGAACGTGCGCAGCAGCCGGGGCGAAAACTGGCTGCTGGCCAACTGCAGCGTCACGACCGTGAGGGAAAAGGTCAAGGAGGTGACCGTGATGAGGGAGCCCGAAATCGACTGCAGGACTGCCCGGGCGGCTTCCGGCCCGCCGCTGAAGAGGTACCTCTGCAGCACTTCGGGCAGCTGCTGATCCACCAGGTCATCGAGTATCGGCAGTCCGACGCCCAGCGTGACGGCCAGCGCTACCGCCACGACCGGTAGGGGCCAGAGCCGGGAACGAAAGGCTGCGCGGATCGTGTAGATCCGCGCTCGAACGCTTGAAACGGCAGCTCTGCGGGGCTGTTTCTCCGTGGTGTCCCTCATGATGCGAGTCTAATGGCCGTCCGCGCGCCTAGGATGAAAGCCCAAGGACAGCACAATATGCGATCAAGCCGAGCTGTGGCTGTCGCCGGAGGGAATGCCGTGGTTGCGACGCTGACGCTGGTTTTTGCGGTTCTCCTGCTCCTGGCGGTTCTCATCTCGGAACGGGCCAGCCGGACGATTCTTTCCACGGCGGTGTTGTTTCTTTTGGGCGGGTTCGCTTTGGGCGAGGGCATGCTCGGGGTCCTTCCGGTAGCGCCCGGGGATCCGGTCGTCGGGGTCCTTGCCCAGCTTGCCCTGTTTTCTGTGTTGTTTACCGACGGCATGAAGGTGGGGCTCTCGGACCTGCGGTCTGCGTGGCGTCTGCCGGGCCGGGCGCTGCTTCTGGGGCTTCCACTGACGCTCCTCATTACGGCCCTGCTGGCCCATTTTGTGGCCGGGATCCCCTGGCTGGAAAGTTTCCTGCTGGGCGCGGTGCTGGCACCGACCGATCCGGTGTTTGCGGCCGCCATTGTGGGCCGCGCCGAAGTCCCTGGCCGCTTGCGCCACCTGCTCAATGTCGAGTCGGGCCTCAATGACGGCCTGGCCCTGCCGATCGTTCTGGTGCTCGTTGCGCTCGGCGGCGGCGGGGACCTTGAGCTGGGACTCCTGGCCGAGGAGATCGTCCTGGGACTGGTGGTCGGCGTCCTGGTGCCCCTGATTGTCATCCGGCTGGAACGGCTGCCCTTCCTCAAGGCGACAAAGGGTCTTCAGCCGCTGGTAGCGGTATCGATCGGACTGCTCGTACTCGCCATCTGCCTGGTGTCCGGGGCCAACCTCTTCCTGGCCGCCTTCTCCGCCGGTATCACCGTGGCAACCGCAGGACCTGGCTTCCGTGCAGAATTTGAGCAGTTCGGCGAGCTCGTCTCAGAGCTGCTGAAACTCGCCGCCATCCTGGTCTTCGGTGCGCTGATCACCCCAACATTCCTGTTCGGCGAAATTGCCTGGACCGGGTGGATCTTCGCGGTCCTGGCAATTGTCGTGGCGCGTCCTCTTGCCCTGCTGGTCTCGTTCCTGGGCACCGGGCTGCCGGCCAAGGAACAGCTCTCGGCAATGTGGTTTGGCCCGAAGGGCTTCGCCTCGGTGGTGTACGGGTTGCTGGTCCTCGAAGCCGGCGGGGAATACGCCGATGAGGTATTCCATCTGGTGGCGCTCGTCATTGTCCTGTCCATCCTGGCGCATTCCTCGACCGACGTCCTGGTCGCCAAGCAATTCGAACGGGTCACGCCGAACGCTCCCCCCACGCCAGGGTAGGTTCCCGGAAGATCAGGTTCCCCGGTGCAGCGGGACCACCAGCACCGGGACTCGGGAAAACTCAAGAAGCCGAAGGGTGTGGCTGCCGATATAGGGGGCTGCGCTTCCGGGACGGTCCACCAGGGCGACGACGATCAAGGCTGCGCCGATCTCCCGGGCCTCGGCCAGGATTTCCGCTGCTACCTTGCCGGAGCGCTGCTTGAAGGCCACCGCCACGTCTGCCGCAGCGGCCAGTGCGGCCACGTGGCTGAGCGCCGCTTCGGCTGCCAGGTCAGCGTGTTTGGCCAGGGCCGCCGGATCAATGCTCCCGGGGTGCCGGTCCAGCGCCCCAGGTTCCCGGACGGTGACCACGCTCAGGCCTGCGCCGAGCCGGCGCGCGTAGTCGACGGCGACTTCGGCCGCCCGGAAGGCAGCACGGGAATCATTCACTGCCACCAGGATCACATTGCTCATGGTTCCTCCTCCCTGGCCGAAGCCTGCGGTGCCCTGCCGCTGTTCCTTGAGGCCCGGTCAGCGGCCCAGCGCAGGCGGAGGCTTTCTTCCAGCTCCTGTGCGTCAAGCTGCCGCCGGATTTCCAGCAGCTCATTTTCCAGTCGGGGAATCCAGCGGTTCTCCACCGCCCGCTGCCGGGTCCGGGTACCGGCAAGTTCAGCGGCTAGAAGCAGTTCCGCCCGTTGGACCGCGGCGTAGCGCACGCCCGCTTCAAGGGCGCTGCGATGAACGGCGGCGGTGTAGGACAGTGCCGAGCTGCCGCCGGACCGGGCCGCCGCCGGGAGCGAACACTGGGGGTCTTCCGGATACATCACACCCATCGCACTGCCCCACCGCATCCGGACTTCGGCGGGATCCGACGGGACAGCAGCCTCGAGTTGACGGCTTCCGTCCAGGGCGGCGGCGCGGCGCAGCCAGGCCGCGGCTTCCGTTGCCAGCTGTTCCCATTCCCCGCGGGCCAGCTCCGCGCGGAGCTGGAGCCGTTCCAGCTCGTCGGAGAGGATGTGCTGCTTGCGGTCCAGCAGGCGCGCGCCGTGCCGGGCAGTCACCAACCGGCGCTCGATCCGGACCTTGCCGGCCCTCCCCATCCCGCTCACGGCTGTTCGTCTCCGCGGGGCAGGTAGCGGTCCAGGAACGTCGTCGAGACCATGGTCAGCTCTTGTTCGGGCAGCGCGGCGAGCGCCGTCCACGCCCGGCCGAGGGTGTCGTCCAGGGAGCGGATTTCGTCCCGCCCCTGGTTGAAGAGTCCCTCTTCCACGAGCGTGCGGTACTTGATGTAGCTTCGGTCGGTTTCACTCAGGGCCGCGGCGCCTACCAGCTCAGCCAGTTCGGTGGCCTGCCGGGCCCGGGCCATGGCTGCGAGCACCTGGGCCGCAACGTCGAGGTGGTCCTCGCGCGTCCGGTCCTTGCCCGCCCCGCTGCGCATCAGACGCGACAAGGAGGACAGGACATCGACCGGCGGGTAGATGCCGCGCGCAGCGATATCGGCGGCAAGGACAATTTGCCCTTCCGTGATATAGCCCGTCAGGTCCGGCACGGGGTGGGTAATGTCCCCGGCCGGCATGGTCAGTACCGGCACGATCGTCACCGAACCGTCGTGGCCCTTGACCCGGCCGCAACGCTCATACAGGGTGGCGAGATCGCTGTAGAGGTAGCCGGGGTAGCCCCGGCGTGCCGGGATCTCCCGCCGGGCCGCAGACACTTCACGGACCGCTTCGGCGTAACTGGTCATGTCTGACATGATCACCAGGACGTCGTGGCCCTCGGTGTAGGCGAGATGTTCGGCAACGGTCAACGCGATCCGCGGAGTGAGGATGCGTTCGATCACCGGATCGTCAGCGGCGTTGAGCAAGAGCACCAGCTCTCCCCCGGCCGAACGTTCTTCAAGGCGGTCCCGGACATAGGCGATGTCCGCATGGGTCAACCCCATGGCGGCGAACACCACCCGGAACGACTTCCCGCCGGAGGTCGCCTGCGCCGCGATCTGGGTCGCCAGCGTTAGGTGTGGCAGGCCCGGGACGGAGAAGATGGGGAGTTTCTGGCCCCTGACCAGCGTTGTGAGGCCATCGATGACCGATATGCCCGTCAACACCGGTTCCTGCGGGGGTTCACGATAGACCGGGTTCAGCGGCCACCCGCTGACCGGAAGGGTTGCGGTGCCCGTCACCGGCGGGCCGCCGTCGAGCGGCTCTCCGCGTCCGTTGCAGACCCGTCCGAGCCAGTCCGTTCCCACCTGGATATGCAGCGGACGGCCCTCAAAGCGGATCCGGATGCCGTCCAGTGCCATTCCGTCGGTGCTTTCGAGAACCTGCAAGGTGGCGAGGTCCTGATCCACTTCAAGGACCAGGCCATGCCGGCGCTCGCCGCCTTCCATGTCGACGGTAGCAAATTCGTCCCAGCCCACACCCTCGATCCCGCCCGCAACGAGCAGCGGCCCGCGGAGCTCCCGCACGTCCCCGTGGGAGATCCGGGCGGCGAAAGATAGCGGTAGCGGTACAGGTTCAGCACCTTCGGCCGTCCGGCGGTTGGCCATCGGACCGTCCTGGTCAGTCACTGCAGCGCCTCCAGTGCTTGTAGTACCTCGACGCTGCGGGCTTTGACAGCCGCCGCGTCCGAGGGCCCTGTTTCTTCACGCGCCCGCAGGACCGGACCCAGATCGGCCTCCTCAATGGTGGTGGCTGCGACGCCTTTTTCCACCAGTGCCTGGCAGGCGGCGACGACGTCGAGCACAAGGTCCAGCAAAGCGGCACCTTTTTCCGCCGAACAAAAGCCGTCGTTGGCGCTCAGCGCGTTCTGCATCAGGACGCCGTCGCGCAGCAGGCGGCCACCGAGCAGCACCATCCGTTCATGGCCAGGCAACGATGAGGCACCGATGATTTCCGCGAGCTCGGCCAGTCGGTCCGCCTCGGCCAGCAGCGCTGCAGCCCGGGCCCGGCGGGCGGCCCATCCCGGGCTCCCGTTGGCAGCATGCCAGCGGCCGAGGGCTTCCGCGTCGCGGGCAAAAGAGCCGGTCCAGCTGACGGCTGGATAGTGCCGGGAATAGGCCAGATCACGGTCCAGCATCCACAGCGACCGGACGAACCGCTGCGAGTCCGTGGTCACCGGTTCCGTCATGTCGCCGCCCGGCGGCGAAACGGCGCCGATCACCGTCACGGATGCCGTGTTCCCGCCGAGTGTCGTCACCCGGCCGGCGCGCTCGTAGAAGGACGCTAATTCAGATGCGAGATTGGCCGGGTAACCCTCCTCGGCAGGAAGGTCACCGTTGCGGTTCGCGAATTCACGCAGCGCCTCTGCCCACCGGGAGGTCGAATCCGCGATCACTACAACGTCGTAGCCCATGTCGCGGTAATACTCCGCCACGGTGATCCCGGTGAAGATACTGGCCTCCCGCGCCATCATTGGCATATTGGAGGTGTTTGCAATGATGACTGTCCGGTCGATCAGTTTCCCCCCGGTACGCCCGTCCTCAAGCTGCGAGAGCCCGTCGAGGACGTCTGCCATTTCGTTGCCGCGCTCCCCACAGCCCACGTAGACGATGACGTCGGCATCGCTCCATTTGGCGATCTGCTGCAACATCATGGTCTTGCCCGTGCCGAAACCCCCGGGAACGGCCGCAGCGGCTCCGCGTGCCACCGGAAACATCAGGTCGAGGACCCGTTGGCCGGTATGCAGCGGCACCGCAGCCGTGAGCCGGGACCGGAACGGCCGCGGCCGGCGCACCGCGCAGCGCTCGGACAGGGTTACCTCGCGTCCGGAAATCACTGCCACTTTGTCCAGCACGTGGACCTGGCCTTCCGGTGCCAGCCAGGTGAGCTCCCCGGAGACTCCGGCCGGAACCAGCACACGGTGCACCACCGACCCGGACTCCGGCACGGTACCGAGGACATCGCCGGCAGAGACTTCCGACCCGGCAGCCGCCTCCGGCCGGAAGGTCCACTCGCGGGCCAGGACGGTGGGGTCTTCAGCGGATCCTGAGCGCTCGGGCGTGAGCCACATCGGCGCGGAGGACAGCGGGCGCATCAGCCCGTCAAACACCTGGCCGAGCAGGCCCGGACCCATCAGCCCCGAGAGCTCCCCGCCGGTGGGGACAGCGGCGTCGCCGGCTTTGAGTCCGCCAGTGTATTCGTAGGCCTGCAGCGTTGCCCGGCTCCCGGCTATCGCCACCGTCTCGGCGCTGATGCGCCGGGGCCCGACGGCGATCAGCTCAAGCATGGACAGGCCTTCGGCCCCCTCGATCTCCACCAGCGGACCGCTGACACGCTTCACCGTGCCCTCCGCCCGGGCTGCTACCTGGTCCACAACTCACTCACCTCAGGCATGGCGTCGAGGGTCATCTCGGCGAGCAGGGGAAGGGAAAGGTCCAGTCG
This genomic window from Arthrobacter sp. EM1 contains:
- a CDS encoding HAD-IC family P-type ATPase; this translates as MPPAKDAKPVPWHALDSAAVFARLTSGPSGLTAAEASRRLGDAGSNELTVAAATPWWRVLVRQFVSPLIGILLTAAVVTLIQQHWVDSGAIFLILCINAALGYVQERKAEADVRALQSLSTPSCRALRDGTEQVVAGPEIVPGDVVLLESGERVPADLRLFETTGLQLDESMLTGEPFAATKRTEQLPADVSDADRANIAYSGTFVGSGRGKGIVVATGAGTALGEINALVQGPPGKSPLQLLTRNLERRIGLIILAALVFIFIAGLVLGNDVSTMFRISVGLAVATIPESLPIVLTVALSLGVSRMAKRNAIIRTLPAVETLGSTTVIGSDKTGTLTENRLTVERLWTTAGPLEISAGDHDGGADTALVRAVLRAGALTNEATLSSEDEDLEYSGDAVDAAMAKTAVARGAISEQDRTAQALRHQPYEPHLRYSQTIHADAQGGRTLYVKGSPEAVMDAAGTMAGRAGEDPLDKALIHAANAEMGRDGLRVIATGSRSLAAGEEIPAVLPPPSGLMFLGMEGMTDPPRAGVADAIARCRLAGIKVMMITGDHPVTATAIAGRLGLSTDKPALTGSEIAELDDHMLAARLQQTSVAARVSPVEKLRIVHALQNAGNVVAVTGDGVNDAPALRAATIGVAMGQSGTDVAREAADVVLTDDNFVTIVHAVEEGRVTFAAIRKTTYFLLSTGAAALVAVTLSVFAGTPLLFLPVQMLWMNVVTNGVQDIALAFEPAEGDELSRPPRPPSDGILSRTLWFRAGITGAWMALAVLLSFIVELHAGYPEIHARTLALTVFVMLSFFQVFSSRAENKSLFQLRLLANKPLLFTSVAALGLHWAVMSWPLTAGLLELTALSAGEWLLCAAIGSTVLIIVEAEKAVRRWAHRHDAPAT
- a CDS encoding DUF2254 domain-containing protein; this translates as MRDTTEKQPRRAAVSSVRARIYTIRAAFRSRLWPLPVVAVALAVTLGVGLPILDDLVDQQLPEVLQRYLFSGGPEAARAVLQSISGSLITVTSLTFSLTVVTLQLASSQFSPRLLRTFTSDSFVHGTLALFLGTFSYSLTVLRTVRSSTSTGSEFVPDIAVTVAFLLAIASVVGLVLFLAHLTREIRVESMMRNVHTATSATIRRVIPQYQAPGATDAPPSVGAATAVGVAENPRGQRIMSSSSGFLSAVDAAGLAAAARKSGAVIRLDQRPGASLIAGVPFATVWASAGRAFSSAELEELTAKIGAEVTIGFERTDDQDPAFGFRQLADVAARALSPGTNDPTTAVHVIGHLSSLLCELVGRDLSDERIRDSDGTVRVILARPRFYEFLSIAVSQIRHYGLQDAAVGSRLLALFEEVAWCDRRGAALEALHSGLGEVRESMELHSYTSAEKRMLVDKYEHVRTAVSGGDPLR
- a CDS encoding cation:proton antiporter, giving the protein MRSSRAVAVAGGNAVVATLTLVFAVLLLLAVLISERASRTILSTAVLFLLGGFALGEGMLGVLPVAPGDPVVGVLAQLALFSVLFTDGMKVGLSDLRSAWRLPGRALLLGLPLTLLITALLAHFVAGIPWLESFLLGAVLAPTDPVFAAAIVGRAEVPGRLRHLLNVESGLNDGLALPIVLVLVALGGGGDLELGLLAEEIVLGLVVGVLVPLIVIRLERLPFLKATKGLQPLVAVSIGLLVLAICLVSGANLFLAAFSAGITVATAGPGFRAEFEQFGELVSELLKLAAILVFGALITPTFLFGEIAWTGWIFAVLAIVVARPLALLVSFLGTGLPAKEQLSAMWFGPKGFASVVYGLLVLEAGGEYADEVFHLVALVIVLSILAHSSTDVLVAKQFERVTPNAPPTPG
- a CDS encoding universal stress protein produces the protein MSNVILVAVNDSRAAFRAAEVAVDYARRLGAGLSVVTVREPGALDRHPGSIDPAALAKHADLAAEAALSHVAALAAAADVAVAFKQRSGKVAAEILAEAREIGAALIVVALVDRPGSAAPYIGSHTLRLLEFSRVPVLVVPLHRGT
- a CDS encoding V-type ATP synthase subunit D, whose product is MGRAGKVRIERRLVTARHGARLLDRKQHILSDELERLQLRAELARGEWEQLATEAAAWLRRAAALDGSRQLEAAVPSDPAEVRMRWGSAMGVMYPEDPQCSLPAAARSGGSSALSYTAAVHRSALEAGVRYAAVQRAELLLAAELAGTRTRQRAVENRWIPRLENELLEIRRQLDAQELEESLRLRWAADRASRNSGRAPQASAREEEP
- a CDS encoding V-type ATP synthase subunit B, giving the protein MTDQDGPMANRRTAEGAEPVPLPLSFAARISHGDVRELRGPLLVAGGIEGVGWDEFATVDMEGGERRHGLVLEVDQDLATLQVLESTDGMALDGIRIRFEGRPLHIQVGTDWLGRVCNGRGEPLDGGPPVTGTATLPVSGWPLNPVYREPPQEPVLTGISVIDGLTTLVRGQKLPIFSVPGLPHLTLATQIAAQATSGGKSFRVVFAAMGLTHADIAYVRDRLEERSAGGELVLLLNAADDPVIERILTPRIALTVAEHLAYTEGHDVLVIMSDMTSYAEAVREVSAARREIPARRGYPGYLYSDLATLYERCGRVKGHDGSVTIVPVLTMPAGDITHPVPDLTGYITEGQIVLAADIAARGIYPPVDVLSSLSRLMRSGAGKDRTREDHLDVAAQVLAAMARARQATELAELVGAAALSETDRSYIKYRTLVEEGLFNQGRDEIRSLDDTLGRAWTALAALPEQELTMVSTTFLDRYLPRGDEQP
- a CDS encoding V-type ATP synthase subunit A; the encoded protein is MDQVAARAEGTVKRVSGPLVEIEGAEGLSMLELIAVGPRRISAETVAIAGSRATLQAYEYTGGLKAGDAAVPTGGELSGLMGPGLLGQVFDGLMRPLSSAPMWLTPERSGSAEDPTVLAREWTFRPEAAAGSEVSAGDVLGTVPESGSVVHRVLVPAGVSGELTWLAPEGQVHVLDKVAVISGREVTLSERCAVRRPRPFRSRLTAAVPLHTGQRVLDLMFPVARGAAAAVPGGFGTGKTMMLQQIAKWSDADVIVYVGCGERGNEMADVLDGLSQLEDGRTGGKLIDRTVIIANTSNMPMMAREASIFTGITVAEYYRDMGYDVVVIADSTSRWAEALREFANRNGDLPAEEGYPANLASELASFYERAGRVTTLGGNTASVTVIGAVSPPGGDMTEPVTTDSQRFVRSLWMLDRDLAYSRHYPAVSWTGSFARDAEALGRWHAANGSPGWAARRARAAALLAEADRLAELAEIIGASSLPGHERMVLLGGRLLRDGVLMQNALSANDGFCSAEKGAALLDLVLDVVAACQALVEKGVAATTIEEADLGPVLRAREETGPSDAAAVKARSVEVLQALEALQ